One part of the Xiphophorus maculatus strain JP 163 A chromosome 1, X_maculatus-5.0-male, whole genome shotgun sequence genome encodes these proteins:
- the LOC102227166 gene encoding O-acetyl-ADP-ribose deacetylase 1 has translation MHIVLRSVACLLRQRCSRVLLVSPVSKQALNTMFSESSKSRAPSFTYKMQLSEDSWTLKYVTGDLFSCPRDESLAHCISEDIRMGAGIAEIFKKRFGEVPTLKEQKKVPGQCAVLTHDQRFIYYLITKKKASQKPTYDNLRKSLEDMKSHCLQNGVSRISIPRIGCGLDRLQWSKVSQILEQVFKETNITITVYSLPKKEETTVMKENMR, from the exons ATGCATATAGTCCTCCGTAGCGTTGCGTGTTTACTTAGGCAGAGGTGTTCACGGGTTTTACTAGTGAGTCCAGTCAGCAAACAGGCTCTAAACACAATGTTTTCAGAGTCTTCTAAAAGCCGAGCGCCATCATTCACTTATAAAATGCAG CTTTCAGAAGACAGCTGGACATTGAAGTATGTCACCGGCGACCTGTTTTCCTGCCCACGGGACGAATCCTTGGCCCACTGCATCAGTGAGGACATCCGCATGGGGGCAGGGATAGCAGAGATATTCAAGAAGAGGTTCGGCGAAGTGCCGACGTTAAAGGAGCAGA AGAAGGTGCCAGGGCAGTGTGCTGTCCTGACACATGATCAACGTTTCATCTATTATCTG ATCACAAAGAAAAAAGCCAGCCAGAAACCCACATATGACAACCTGAGAAAGAGTCTGGAAGACATGAAGTCTCATTGCTTACAGAATGGTGTCAGTAGGATATCAATACCTCG AATTGGGTGTGGCCTGGACCGACTGCAGTGGTCAAAGGTGTCACAGATCCTGGAGCAGGTCTTTAAAGAGACGAATATCACCATAACAGTGTACAGTCTGCCCAAGAAAGAAGAGACCACAGTGATGAAGGAAAATATGCGATGA
- the guca1b gene encoding guanylyl cyclase-activating protein 2, protein MGQRLSEDNDPDKEIDVAELQEWYKKFVVECPSGTLFMHEFKSFFGVTDNKEAADYIENMFRAFDKNGDNTIDFLEYVAALNLVLRGKLEHKLKWTFKMYDKDGSGCIDKTELLEIVESIYRLKKACHGELDEECNLLTPDQVVDRIFELVDENGDGELSLDEFIDGARRDKWVMKMLQMDVNPGDWINERRRSANF, encoded by the exons ATGGGTCAGCGCCTGAGCGAAGACAACGACCCCGACAAGGAAATTGATGTGGCAGAGCTGCAGGAATGGTACAAGAAATTTGTCGTGGAATGCCCAAGTGGAACACTATTCATGCACGAGTTCAAGAGTTTTTTTGGTGTCACCGACAACAAGGAGGCCGCAGATTACATCGAGAACATGTTTCGAGCCTTTGACAAGAACGGC GACAACACCATAGATTTTCTGGAATACGTAGCAGCTTTAAACTTAGTTCTTCGAGGCAAATTGGAACATAAACTTAAATGGACATTCAAAATGTACGACAAAGATGGGAGTGGATGCATCGACAAAACAGAACTTCTTGAAATTGTGGAg TCTATTTATCGGCTAAAGAAAGCCTGCCACGGGGAGCTGGATGAAGAATGTAATCTGCTTACCCCAGACCAAGTGGTTGACCGGATATTTGAGCTGGTCGATGAAAATGGAGATG GTGAGCTCTCGCTGGATGAGTTTATTGATGGAGCACGCAGGGACAAGTGGGTGAtgaagatgctgcagatggATGTGAACCCTGGTGACTGGATCAATGAGCGAAGACGCAGTGCTAACTTCTAA
- the LOC102233120 gene encoding serine/threonine-protein phosphatase 4 regulatory subunit 2-A-like isoform X2: MDIDAILEAFQDFEKRGKKETCPALEQFLCHVAKTGQPMIPWLQFKTYFLFKLDKVMEDFHASAPEERDSHNPNVEYIPFEEMKNRILKIVDGYNGIPFTIQRLCELLTDPKRNYSGTDKFLRGLEKNVMVVSYLHPTSEKNGTSTMNRMNGVMFLGNPSLYSESRNVNGPSLSKTLNRPKLSSSSLSTNGLPECPASKEPDGITETEEQHSSETPPSEDEAKPKHGIKHKHREEDEESDCDKQEAKKRKTGEYDDETEREENESSCHKEPESSSDTPESEEDTCGQECSSETFHDTPCKSDSHGESSTPSEPPEREGELNEAGAAASVQSNISVDQSKQATLSETHSTFEQDNALCSSSDAEGLPSEKVSCSNSPELQTEGGAETSDSAETSLELGEHN; the protein is encoded by the exons GATCCCATGGTTACAGTtcaaaacatactttttatttaagctGGATAAAGTGATGGAGGATTTTCATGCTTCAGCGCCAGAGGAGAGAGACTCTCACAATCCCAATGTGGAATATATTCCCTTTGAAGAAATGAAGAATAGGATCTTAAAGATTGTGGATGGTTATAATGG GATCCCATTCACCATTCAGCGGCTGTGTGAGCTGCTTACAGATCCCAAGCGTAATTATTCGGGTACAGACAAGTTTCTCAGAGGTCTGGAAAAG AATGTAATGGTGGTAAGCTATCTGCACCCCACATCAGA GAAAAATGGGACATCGACGATGAATAGAATGAATGGAGTGATGTTTCTTGGAAACCCATCTCTATATTCAGAAAG TCGAAATGTGAATGGGCCAAGTTTGTCAAAAACACTCAACAGACCAAAGCTGTCATCGTCTTCACTTTCCACCAACGGGCTCCCAGAGTGTCCAGCCAGTAAAGAGCCAGATGGAATCACTGAAACAGAGGAGCAGCATTCCAG TGAAACGCCACCTTCAGAAGACGAGGCGAAACCAAAACATGGTATAAAGCACAAACATCGAGAAGAAGACGAAGAATCCGATTGTGACAAACAGGAGGCCAAGAAACGGAAGACTGGTGAATATGATGACGAAAcggaaagagaagaaaatgagtCATCTTGTCATAAAGAACCAGAGAGTTCATCAGATACACCAGAGTCAGAGGAAGACACTTGCGGTCAAGAGTGCAGCAGTGAAACATTTCATGACACACCCTGTAAATCAGACAGTCATG GGGAAAGCAGCACACCGTCTGAACCACCTGAGAGGGAAGGAGAGTTGAATGAGGCTGGTGCTGCCGCCAGTGTTCAGAGCAACATCTCTGTGGATCAGTCGAAGCAAGCGACTCTATCAGAGACACATTCAACCTTCGAACAGGACAATgctttgtgcagcagcagtgatGCAGAGGGCTTACCCAGTGAAAAAGTGTCCTGCAGTAATTCCCCTGAGCTGCAAACAGAGGGTGGTGCTGAAACTTCGGACAGCGCAGAGACCTCATTAGAACTGGGAGAACACAACTAA
- the LOC102233120 gene encoding serine/threonine-protein phosphatase 4 regulatory subunit 2-A-like isoform X1 yields MDIDAILEAFQDFEKRGKKETCPALEQFLCHVAKTGQPMIPWLQFKTYFLFKLDKVMEDFHASAPEERDSHNPNVEYIPFEEMKNRILKIVDGYNGIPFTIQRLCELLTDPKRNYSGTDKFLRGLEKNVMVVSYLHPTSEKNGTSTMNRMNGVMFLGNPSLYSESSRNVNGPSLSKTLNRPKLSSSSLSTNGLPECPASKEPDGITETEEQHSSETPPSEDEAKPKHGIKHKHREEDEESDCDKQEAKKRKTGEYDDETEREENESSCHKEPESSSDTPESEEDTCGQECSSETFHDTPCKSDSHGESSTPSEPPEREGELNEAGAAASVQSNISVDQSKQATLSETHSTFEQDNALCSSSDAEGLPSEKVSCSNSPELQTEGGAETSDSAETSLELGEHN; encoded by the exons GATCCCATGGTTACAGTtcaaaacatactttttatttaagctGGATAAAGTGATGGAGGATTTTCATGCTTCAGCGCCAGAGGAGAGAGACTCTCACAATCCCAATGTGGAATATATTCCCTTTGAAGAAATGAAGAATAGGATCTTAAAGATTGTGGATGGTTATAATGG GATCCCATTCACCATTCAGCGGCTGTGTGAGCTGCTTACAGATCCCAAGCGTAATTATTCGGGTACAGACAAGTTTCTCAGAGGTCTGGAAAAG AATGTAATGGTGGTAAGCTATCTGCACCCCACATCAGA GAAAAATGGGACATCGACGATGAATAGAATGAATGGAGTGATGTTTCTTGGAAACCCATCTCTATATTCAGAAAG CAGTCGAAATGTGAATGGGCCAAGTTTGTCAAAAACACTCAACAGACCAAAGCTGTCATCGTCTTCACTTTCCACCAACGGGCTCCCAGAGTGTCCAGCCAGTAAAGAGCCAGATGGAATCACTGAAACAGAGGAGCAGCATTCCAG TGAAACGCCACCTTCAGAAGACGAGGCGAAACCAAAACATGGTATAAAGCACAAACATCGAGAAGAAGACGAAGAATCCGATTGTGACAAACAGGAGGCCAAGAAACGGAAGACTGGTGAATATGATGACGAAAcggaaagagaagaaaatgagtCATCTTGTCATAAAGAACCAGAGAGTTCATCAGATACACCAGAGTCAGAGGAAGACACTTGCGGTCAAGAGTGCAGCAGTGAAACATTTCATGACACACCCTGTAAATCAGACAGTCATG GGGAAAGCAGCACACCGTCTGAACCACCTGAGAGGGAAGGAGAGTTGAATGAGGCTGGTGCTGCCGCCAGTGTTCAGAGCAACATCTCTGTGGATCAGTCGAAGCAAGCGACTCTATCAGAGACACATTCAACCTTCGAACAGGACAATgctttgtgcagcagcagtgatGCAGAGGGCTTACCCAGTGAAAAAGTGTCCTGCAGTAATTCCCCTGAGCTGCAAACAGAGGGTGGTGCTGAAACTTCGGACAGCGCAGAGACCTCATTAGAACTGGGAGAACACAACTAA